GGGCCATGTCATCGGTGTTCGATTCCATGTCGGCTGACACTATGCCCGATCGACCGCATTGTCCGCATAAATCACCGCATTAATTTGCAACAATTGATATCGATTGTGTGCCAAGGCATTTACCTGAATGAATATGCCGAGCCCGCATCACCCGTTATGGGTGATATTCCTACAGAGGTATCGGACGGTTCAAGTCGTCGGCATCATCGCTGGCGAGCAGCTCGTGGAAATTGCGTAGCACCGACGCGCACGCCGCCCGCTCTTTCGGATCGAGGCGGTCGAGTACTTTGCTCAATTCCCGGCGGCGGCGCGTGTTCACCTGGCGCACCAATTTGCGCCCGCGGTCGGTCAGCGCCAGCGTGACGATACTGCGGTTGTTCGGATCGGAGCCACGGGTCAGATGGCCGGATGCATCCAAACGGTCGGCCAGCCGGGTTACCGTCGACCCGACGACCCCGAGCGCCTGAGCGCATTCCGTCGATGCCGACTTCCCGCGCTCCTGCAGCACGAGCAGCAGCCGGAACTGCGGCAGTGAGATCTCCAGCTGCTCGACGCTACGCAGCGCCACGCCCACCAGATCTCGGGTTGCGACTTCGAATGCCGACAGTTCGTCGACCGGAGTTCGGGTCATCTCGTGCTGCTGCGCGCTGCCCATCCCGCGAGTATCCCACGCGAACGGGTTCTGTGGCTGCGAGTCCTTGCCTGGCGCCGAATATCTGTGCGGAGTGCAAGTTCTCGCCGATTTGTGGATACATGTGTGAGCAAAAAGTCGGTATCGCAAGGTGATTCGGAATACCTGTCGGTCGCCAGTTTTTCGGCGACCTGGTCTTCGGAATATTCGCGTGGAACGCTCAGGTACCACGCCCATGCTGTGCGGGGCAGGGTGCGCGGCTGGCGTCGCCGTCTTCGTCTTCGCCGATTTCTACCGCAGGGTCGTAGTCCTGGCCCGCCAACAGCCTGGGCGTGGAAGCCGGCGCGGCGCTCACGACGTCGTCGGCCCCGCATCACTCCCGCGGCTGGGACAGCAACGCCACCACTGCATCGGTCAAGGTCGCTCGGGCGATGTCGAGGTCCGAGGTGAAGCCCACCTGGCGTTCGTTGCTCAGGCCTCGGATCGCGGCGGGCAGTAGACACCGCACCCGGTGCAGCTGATCCGCGTCGAGGTCCAGACCG
The window above is part of the Mycolicibacterium fortuitum subsp. fortuitum genome. Proteins encoded here:
- a CDS encoding MarR family winged helix-turn-helix transcriptional regulator gives rise to the protein MGSAQQHEMTRTPVDELSAFEVATRDLVGVALRSVEQLEISLPQFRLLLVLQERGKSASTECAQALGVVGSTVTRLADRLDASGHLTRGSDPNNRSIVTLALTDRGRKLVRQVNTRRRRELSKVLDRLDPKERAACASVLRNFHELLASDDADDLNRPIPL